In Cydia pomonella isolate Wapato2018A chromosome 1, ilCydPomo1, whole genome shotgun sequence, one genomic interval encodes:
- the LOC133529541 gene encoding THAP domain-containing protein 1-like gives MVGCSVVSCKSNSLRKEAGVTFHAFPTKDETVKEWIAGTGKSNWMPHKYSRICSKHFEQYCKFPVSHGLRVEPSPIKPMDCQSQPAMHEQVHSMTTNFIECSKINDKSVPIMTPRKLKLTLQLNRKTLLAESRRKKIEALRSKSRRLQKKNAELAAILEDLQKKDLLTKNQRTY, from the exons ATGGTGGGGTGTTCAGTGGTTTCCTGCAAAAGCAATAGCTTGCGAAAAGAAGCGGGTGTAACATTTCATGC CTTTCCGACGAAGGATGAAACAGTTAAGGAATGGATTGCGGGAACTGGAAAATCTAATTGGATGCCTCACAAATACTCGCGTATTTGTTCAAAACATTTTGAACAATATTGT AAATTCCCTGTATCTCATGGACTTCGAGTAGAGCCGTCACCCATTAAACCTATGGACTGCCAAAGTCAGCCTGCTATGCATGAGCAAGTGCACAGCATGACAACAAATTTC ATTGAATGTTCTAAAATCAATGATAAATCAGTGCCGATTATGACACCTAGAAAATTAAAACTTACTTTGCAATTGAATCGAAAAACGCTTCTAGCCGAGTCACgtcgaaaaaaaattgaagcaTTGAGATCTAAAAGCCGGCGACTTCAAAAGAAAAATGCGGAGTTAGCAGCTATTTTAgaagatttacaaaaaaaagatttattaacCAAGAATCAGCGGACCTACTAG